CTAAAAGGGCCAAAGTTGTGGTATAGCCTTCTTCTCGTGAAACCAGGTTACATTTTTTAACCAATTTTTCGTTAAAACCTAAGCCATAGTCTTTTAATGCTGACTTATATCCTCTGTATCTTTCTTTTGTAGTGTATGGATTTAAAGAGCCGGTTATATGGGCAATTTTTTTCTTGCCTAAACTAATAAGATGCTCAGTTGCAAAGTATGCCCCCTTGAAATCATCGCAAATTATTTTAGCAGATGTTAATTCATCAGTAATCTTATCAATTAGAATTACAGGTACATTATGCTCTTGCAGGTATTTAAGATGACTAACATCATTTGTGTTGTCGGATAGAGATATGATCAATCCGTCAATCATACTTTTCTGAAAGGTTTCTACTCCTTTGAGTTCTGATTCAAATGATTCGTTACTTTGAAATAGCATAATACTGTAGCCTCTTTTCTCGGCCTCGTTTATGATTCCGCTAATTACGTTTGAGAAGAAGTGGTGTACTATCTGAGGTATTATTACACCAATTATAAAAGATTGCTGGTTTTTGAAATTAATGGCAAATTGATTTCGCTGGTAATTAAGCTTCTCTGCTAAT
This is a stretch of genomic DNA from Marivirga harenae. It encodes these proteins:
- a CDS encoding LacI family DNA-binding transcriptional regulator, whose protein sequence is MSKHNIRLKDIAEELGISIPSVSRALNNKPDIGIETKKKVFELAEKLNYQRNQFAINFKNQQSFIIGVIIPQIVHHFFSNVISGIINEAEKRGYSIMLFQSNESFESELKGVETFQKSMIDGLIISLSDNTNDVSHLKYLQEHNVPVILIDKITDELTSAKIICDDFKGAYFATEHLISLGKKKIAHITGSLNPYTTKERYRGYKSALKDYGLGFNEKLVKKCNLVSREEGYTTTLALLAENEIPDAIFCATDPTAIGAIKAIKEKGLRIPFDIAVMGFSDWKMSSVVEPPLSSVSQPDYEMGKKAVELITEEIHLTRANKPIKYETFVMETSLVIRESTMGKR